One Salvia hispanica cultivar TCC Black 2014 unplaced genomic scaffold, UniMelb_Shisp_WGS_1.0 HiC_scaffold_1470, whole genome shotgun sequence genomic window carries:
- the LOC125198439 gene encoding probable WRKY transcription factor 51, with protein sequence MRIAAVTRNNTIRPGSFPSPARPGFEVSDFFEFNDWIEGVPRSLPSPAACYDSQNMSYTSAISSSSSFLEGAINRDGGREEKREKVAFKTKSEVEVLDDGFKWRKYGKKMVKNSPNPRNYYRCSVEGCPVKKRSNETKRTRLYVVTTYEGIHNHQVLINCSLETHRVYLSLQMMRCALTMYDRQTSIFRLLQEVHCLQ encoded by the exons ATGAGGATCGCAGCAGTGACCCGGAACAACACAATCAGGCCCGGTTCGTTCCCCAGCCCGGCCCGGCCGGGCTTTGAGGTTTCGGATTTCTTTGAGTTCAACGACTGGATTGAGGGGGTCCCGCGTTCTCTTCCCTCCCCGGCTGCTTGTTACGATTCTCAGAATATGAGCTATACGAGCGCCATCAGCAGCAGCAGTAGTTTTCTTGAAGGGGCTATCAATA GAGACGGTGGGAGagaggagaagagagagaaagttgcTTTCAAGACCAAATCTGAAGTTGAAGTTCTTGATGATGGTTTCAAGTGGAGAAAGTATGGGAAGAAGATGGTGAAAAACAGCCCTAATCCAAG GAACTACTATAGATGTTCAGTAGAAGGATGCCCAGTGAAGAAGAGATCGAACGAGACAAAGAGGACCCGGCTCTACGTTGTGACAACGTACGAGGGAATTCACAACCATCAGGTCCTTATCAACTGTAGTTTAGAAACTCATAGAGTTTACCTGAGTTTGCAGATGATGCGATGCGCTCTGACGATGTATGATCGACAAACATCAATATTTAGGCTGCTACAAGAAGTTCATTGTTTGCAGTGA